The proteins below are encoded in one region of Longimicrobium sp.:
- a CDS encoding MarR family transcriptional regulator produces the protein MESPLHDEAEAFHRALGDVVRLQQHRSRDRVAFYGITVSGAHALEALERLGPISLNRLAAELFVDKSTASRIVAALEYRGWVTRTADPADRRALQLHLTDEGFALQDQLRSDAVWEMQAVLAGTDAAVRRTTLNFIRDLARTAALHAGATEASCCQ, from the coding sequence ATGGAATCACCCCTCCACGACGAAGCCGAAGCGTTCCACCGTGCCCTGGGCGACGTGGTGCGCCTCCAGCAGCACCGCTCGCGCGACCGCGTGGCGTTTTACGGCATCACCGTGTCCGGCGCGCACGCGCTGGAGGCGCTGGAGCGGCTCGGGCCGATCTCGCTCAACCGCTTGGCCGCCGAGCTGTTCGTGGACAAGAGCACGGCCAGCCGCATCGTGGCCGCGCTGGAGTACCGCGGCTGGGTGACGCGCACCGCCGACCCCGCCGACCGCCGCGCCCTCCAGCTCCACCTGACGGACGAGGGGTTTGCGCTCCAGGACCAGCTCCGCTCCGATGCCGTCTGGGAGATGCAGGCGGTGCTGGCGGGAACGGACGCGGCGGTGCGCCGCACCACGCTCAACTTCATCCGCGACCTGGCCCGCACCGCCGCCCTGCACGCGGGTGCCACCGAGGCATCCTGCTGCCAGTAG